One genomic window of Punica granatum isolate Tunisia-2019 chromosome 1, ASM765513v2, whole genome shotgun sequence includes the following:
- the LOC116195478 gene encoding uncharacterized protein LOC116195478 isoform X2, translating to MAPSPLLMAFVLAAALLRVAAALPCRSSCGEVQIDYPFGIDDGCGTPQLRGWLSCNGTSGLFLQTPSGAYKVESIDYQKQRVMVYDPSMSTCSILQPHHDFVMSDVQYAVMPPADDTVFALLNCSIDSPVLNHYRYLCFNDVAGHSCNELYGACNAFRLFHMSSNTTAPACCFTRYSTVRFMSMNMLDCTHYTTVVGAAGEGLRSIGPTDWVYGIGLSYAVPPGLGCERCKKSGGACGFDTDSGAEMCLCSSTMNATRECGSVMDGGERTAPVILLHGFVMALCCLLFNFMS from the exons ATGGCGCCTTCTCCACTGCTAATGGCCTTCGTACTCGCCGCTGCCCTTCTCCGGGTGGCGGCCGCCTTGCCGTGTCGGAGCTCGTGCGGCGAGGTGCAGATAGACTACCCCTTCGGCATCGACGACGGGTGCGGCACGCCGCAGCTCCGGGGGTGGCTGAGCTGCAACGGGACATCCGGGCTTTTCCTGCAGACCCCCTCGGGGGCCTACAAGGTGGAGTCGATCGACTACCAGAAGCAGCGCGTGATGGTTTACGACCCGTCCATGTCGACGTGCTCCATCCTCCAGCCCCATCACGACTTCGTCATGTCGGATGTCCAGTATGCCGTCATGCCGCCTGCCGATGACACCGTCTTCGCCCTCCTCAACTGCTCCATCGACTCCCCGGTCCTCAACCATTACAG GTACCTCTGCTTCAACGATGTAGCGGGTCACTCCTGCAATGAGCTGTACGGAGCGTGCAACGCGTTTAGGTTGTTCCATATGTCGAGCAACACCACTGCGCCGGCATGCTGCTTCACGCGCTACTCGACGGTGCGGTTCATGAGCATGAACATGCTCGATTGCACGCACTACACCACCGTGGTTGGCGCAGCAGGGGAGGGGCTGAGGAGCATCGGGCCCACAGATTGGGTCTACGGGATCGGGCTCTCTTACGCAGTCCCTCCTGGGTTGGGCTGTGAGCGCTGCAAGAAATCGGGCGGTGCCTGTGGGTTTGACACTGACTCCGGAGCAGAGATGTGCTTGTGCTCGAGTACCATGAATGCCACCAGAGAATGCG GAAGTGTTATGGATGGAGGAGAAAGGACAGCTCCAGTAATACTACTTCATGGATTTGTTATGGCTCTTTGCTGCTTACTCTTCAATTTTATGAGTTAG
- the LOC116195478 gene encoding uncharacterized protein LOC116195478 isoform X1 codes for MAPSPLLMAFVLAAALLRVAAALPCRSSCGEVQIDYPFGIDDGCGTPQLRGWLSCNGTSGLFLQTPSGAYKVESIDYQKQRVMVYDPSMSTCSILQPHHDFVMSDVQYAVMPPADDTVFALLNCSIDSPVLNHYRYLCFNDVAGHSCNELYGACNAFRLFHMSSNTTAPACCFTRYSTVRFMSMNMLDCTHYTTVVGAAGEGLRSIGPTDWVYGIGLSYAVPPGLGCERCKKSGGACGFDTDSGAEMCLCSSTMNATRECAAGSVMDGGERTAPVILLHGFVMALCCLLFNFMS; via the exons ATGGCGCCTTCTCCACTGCTAATGGCCTTCGTACTCGCCGCTGCCCTTCTCCGGGTGGCGGCCGCCTTGCCGTGTCGGAGCTCGTGCGGCGAGGTGCAGATAGACTACCCCTTCGGCATCGACGACGGGTGCGGCACGCCGCAGCTCCGGGGGTGGCTGAGCTGCAACGGGACATCCGGGCTTTTCCTGCAGACCCCCTCGGGGGCCTACAAGGTGGAGTCGATCGACTACCAGAAGCAGCGCGTGATGGTTTACGACCCGTCCATGTCGACGTGCTCCATCCTCCAGCCCCATCACGACTTCGTCATGTCGGATGTCCAGTATGCCGTCATGCCGCCTGCCGATGACACCGTCTTCGCCCTCCTCAACTGCTCCATCGACTCCCCGGTCCTCAACCATTACAG GTACCTCTGCTTCAACGATGTAGCGGGTCACTCCTGCAATGAGCTGTACGGAGCGTGCAACGCGTTTAGGTTGTTCCATATGTCGAGCAACACCACTGCGCCGGCATGCTGCTTCACGCGCTACTCGACGGTGCGGTTCATGAGCATGAACATGCTCGATTGCACGCACTACACCACCGTGGTTGGCGCAGCAGGGGAGGGGCTGAGGAGCATCGGGCCCACAGATTGGGTCTACGGGATCGGGCTCTCTTACGCAGTCCCTCCTGGGTTGGGCTGTGAGCGCTGCAAGAAATCGGGCGGTGCCTGTGGGTTTGACACTGACTCCGGAGCAGAGATGTGCTTGTGCTCGAGTACCATGAATGCCACCAGAGAATGCG CTGCAGGAAGTGTTATGGATGGAGGAGAAAGGACAGCTCCAGTAATACTACTTCATGGATTTGTTATGGCTCTTTGCTGCTTACTCTTCAATTTTATGAGTTAG
- the LOC116192667 gene encoding ATP-citrate synthase alpha chain protein 2 encodes MARKKIREYDSKRLLKQHLKRLAGIDLQIRSAQVTQSTDFTELVNTETWLSSTRLVVKPDMLFGKRGKSGLVALNLDMAQVAQFVKERLGVEIEMGGCKAPITTFIVEPFVPHDQEYYLSIISERLGSTISFSECGGIEIEENWDKVKTVFLPTDKPMTNDACAPLIATLPLEVRGKIGDFIKGVFAVCQDLDFSFLEMNPFTLIDGEPYPLDMRGELDDTAAFKNFNKWGNIEFPLPFGRVLSPTESFIHGLDEKTSASLKFTVLNPKGRIWTMVAGGGASVIYADTVGDLGYASELGNYAEYSGAPNEEEVLQYARVVIDCATANPDGRKRALLIGGGIANFTDVAATFSGIIRALREKESKLKAVRMHIYVRRGGPNYQTGLAKMRALGEELGVPLEVYGPEATMTGICKQAIECIMAE; translated from the exons ATGGCGAGGAAGAAGATTAGGGAGTACGACTCCAAGCGCCTCCTCAAGCAGCACCTCAAGCGCCTCGCCGGCATCGACCTCCAGATCCGCTCTGCCCAG GTCACTCAATCTACGGATTTCACTGAGCTCGTAAACACAGAAACATGGTTGTCCTCTACCAGACTAGTGGTCAAGCCCGACATGCTTTTCGGGAAGCGAGGAAAGAGTGGTCTTGTAGCCCTTAACTTAGATATGGCACAAGTCGCTCAGTTTGTCAAAGAACGGCTCGGCGTGGAG ATTGAGATGGGAGGCTGCAAGGCACCCATAACCACATTTATAGTGGAACCATTTGTTCCTCATGACCAGGAGTACTATCTTTCAATCATCTCCGAGAGGCTAGGCAGCACCATAAGCTTTTCCGAGTGTGGAGGTATCGAAATTGAAGAGAATTGGGACAAG GTTAAGACTGTATTCCTACCAACTGATAAGCCAATGACCAACGACGCTTGTGCTCCACTCATTGCTACATTGCCTCTGGAG GTTCGAGGGAAAATTGGGGATTTCATTAAAGGAGTGTTTGCCGTTTGCCAGG ATCTGGACTTTAGTTTCCTGGAGATGAATCCATTTACTCTTATTGATGGAGAGCCATATCCATTAGATATGAGGGGCGAGCTTGATGATACAGCTGCTTTCAagaattttaataa GTGGGGGAACATCGAGTTTCCTTTGCCATTCGGCAGAGTTCTAAGCCCGACAGAGAGCTTCATTCATGGTTTGGATGAAAAG ACGAGTGCATCCCTGAAATTTACCGTTTTGAATCCTAAAGGACGTATTTGGACCATGGTAGCTGGAGGCGGGGCAAGTGTCATCTATGCTGATAcg GTTGGAGACTTGGGTTATGCTTCAGAATTGGGCAACTATGCAGAGTACAGTGGAGCTCCAAATGAGGAAGAGGTCTTGCAATATGCAAGAGTAGTCATTGAT TGTGCTACTGCAAACCCTGATGGTCGTAAGAGAGCCCTTCTGATTGGAGGAGGCATTGCTAACTTCACCGATGTTGCAGCCACCTTCAGTGGAATTATCAGAGCCCTAAGAGAGAAG GAATCTAAACTGAAAGCTGTGAGAATGCATATTTATGTGAGAAGAGGAGGCCCCAACTATCAGACTGGTTTAGCGAAGATGCGTGCACTTGGAGAGGAGCTTGGAGTTCCTTTAGAG GTCTATGGGCCCGAGGCAACCATGACGGGGATCTGCAAGCAAGCAATTGAATGCATCATGGCAGAATGA
- the LOC116192499 gene encoding uncharacterized protein LOC116192499 produces MDKVVEAVEEVKKEWGEAYCKTQEHIKAIGEYGKSREEKSSLPRLNGLVQDGLALLNSLQFKLDLLAPQLPSEEDVESAKSLLESWKNHYQTLRVNLRNANLQAKANMRKAAQEERELLLGGGGESTARRRNLQTKAGMTSAAESITESLRRTRQLMVQEVERSAATLMTFDESTGVLKKAESEYKGQRSLLMRTRNLLSTMQRQDVIDRIILVVGFILFFSAVLYVVSKRIGILTLQRKVTAALKASMAGQAKILNEVNRDGADFHRGVDRNVELPNGGHMHDEL; encoded by the exons ATGGACAAAGTGGTGGAGGCCGTTGAGGAGGTGAAGAAGGAGTGGGGCGAGGCGTACTGTAAAACCCAGGAGCACATAAAGGCTATTGGGGAGTATGGGAAGTCGAGGGAGGAGAAGAGCTCGCTCCCGAGGTTGAATGGCCTTGTGCAGGACGGTTTGGCCCTTCTAAACTCACTGCAGTTCAAGCTTGACCTCCTCGCGCCACAGTTGCCCTCCGAGGAGGATGTCGAGTCCGCCAAGTCTTTGCTTGAATCATGGAAGAACCACTACCAAAC TCTGCGAGTTAACTTGCGGAATGCCAATTTACAAGCAAAGGCCAACATGAGGAAAGCCGCTCAAGAAGAG agagAACTTCTTCTTGGTGGAGGAGGAGAATCCACAGCTCGGAGGCGCAATTTGCA GACAAAAGCTGGAATGACATCAGCTGCGGAAAGTATCACGGAGAGTCTTCGTCGCACGCGTCAACTGATGGTCCAG GAGGTGGAAAGAAGTGCTGCCACACTCATGACTTTCG ATGAATCAACAGGAGTTTTGAAAAAGGCTGAGAGTGAGTACAAGGGCCAACGGTCTCTGTTAATGCGAACTCGGAACCTCCTCTCTACCATGCAACGTCAAGATGTCATTGACAGGATCATACTAGTTGTTGGATTTATATTATTCTTCTCTGCGGTACTTTATGTTGTTTCAAAGCGCATCGGGATCCTCACCCTGCAGAGGAAGGTCACTGCAGCCCTGAAGGCTTCTATGGCGGGACAAGCCAAAATTCTAAATGAAGTGAACCGAGATGGGGCTGACTTTCATCGAGGAGTTGATAGGAATGTAGAGCTTCCCAATGGAGGACACATGCATGATGAACTTTGA